In Cydia fagiglandana chromosome 9, ilCydFagi1.1, whole genome shotgun sequence, a single window of DNA contains:
- the LOC134667366 gene encoding UDP-glucosyltransferase 2-like isoform X1: MITMSLLRDIVCLCALVCSSLDAARILAVFPTPSISHQLPFRPLTQELARRGHEVIVITPDPAFPTGKAPENLTEIDVHDVSYATGKQVMSKIDNGKQDDFSSQYEIVSEAIRTIFEQQMSVFEVKDIIKNQYDTFDLLLVEACFRQALGFSHVTKAPVISVSSLGAVFDNYEVVGAPTHPLLYPDPMNSRIYNLSLREKLGLYYNTFTMQNLHKNVEAKENTVVRKIFGEDTPALSELQNNIDMLFLNIHPIWEGNRPVPPGVVHIGGIHQTPEKKLPQDLQQYLDSSEHGVIYLSFGSNVDTSMLPPEKVQTIINVFTQLPYDVLWKWNQDELPGRTKNIRISKWFPQSDLLKHPKIKLFITQGGLQSTDETIIAGVPVVGIPMFGDQWYNAEKYVHHKIGKQINLANLDEETLKSAIKTVIEDKTYRENVVRLRSLMADQPMSPLERAVWWTEHVLRHGGRHLRAPAANMSWWEYYELDLVLTILSIATAALLAVSLVLYKAVKLIVGLRNVKVKLS; this comes from the exons ATGATAACAATGTCTCTACTGAGAGACATCGTGTGCTTGTGCGCGCTAGTGTGTTCGAGCCTAGATGCCGCAAGAATCTTGGCCGTATTTCCAACTCCGTCAATAAGTCACCAACTACCGTTCAGACCCCTTACACAAGAACTCGCGCGTCGCGGGCATGAGGTGATAGTGATCACACCAGATCCTGCGTTTCCTACAGGAAAAGCGCCAGAAAACTTGACGGAAATCGACGTACACGACGTATCCTACGCGACTGGGAAACAAGTTATGTCAAAAATTGATAACGGAAAACAAGATGATTTCAGTTCACAATACGAAATTGTCAGTGAAGCAATTAGAACCATATTTGAACAGCAAatgtcagtttttgaagtgaaggATATAATCAAGAACCAATATGATACTTTTGATTTACTGTTAGTAGAAGCTTGCTTTAGACAAGCTCTTGGATTTTCACATGTTACTAAAGCGCCAGTTATATCTGTCAGTTCACTGGGTGCTGTTTTTGATAATTACGAAGTAGTTGGAGCACCAACTCATCCTTTATTGTACCCCGATCCCATGAATTCACGCATATACAACCTGTCCCTTAGGGAAAAGCTTGGCTTATACTATAATACATTCACTATGCAGAATCTACATAAAAACGTAGAAGCAAAAGAAAATACTGTCGTCAGGAAAATTTTTGGTGAAGACACTCCTGCTTTGAGTGAGctgcaaaataatattgatatgcTGTTTTTAAACATTCATCCTATTTGGGAGGGCAATCGTCCTGTGCCTCCCGGCGTCGTTCATATTGGAGGGATACACCAAACTCCAGAAAAGAAATTGCCGCAG GACTTACAACAGTACCTCGATTCATCCGAGCACGGGGTGATCTACCTGAGTTTCGGTTCCAACGTCGACACATCAATGCTGCCACCCGAGAAAGTGCAAACCATCATAAACGTGTTCACGCAACTGCCTTACGACGTCCTCTGGAAATGGAACCAGGACGAGCTTCCAGGACGAACAAAGAACATCAGGATTTCAAAATGGTTTCCCCAGTCTGACCTTCTAA AACATCCAAAAATCAAACTGTTTATTACGCAAGGAGGCTTGCAGTCAACAGACGAAACAATTATCGCCGGTGTTCCTGTCGTGGGCATCCCAATGTTTGGTGACCAGTGGTACAATGCCGAGAAATATGTGCACCACAAAATTGGGAAGCAAATAAACCTCGCCAATCTCGATGAAGAAACATTGAAGAGTGCCATTAAAACTGTCATTGAAGATAAAAC GTACCGCGAAAACGTAGTGCGCCTGAGATCCCTGATGGCGGATCAGCCTATGAGCCCCCTGGAGCGCGCGGTCTGGTGGACGGAGCACGTGCTGCGACACGGCGGGCGGCACCTGCGCGCCCCGGCCGCCAACATGAGCTGGTGGGAGTACTACGAACTGGACCTAGTACTTACCATACTTAGTATAGCCACGGCTGCACTGTTGGCCGTCTCGTTAGTATTATACAAGGCTGTTAAATTAATTGTAGGTTTAAGAAATGTTAAAGTTAAACTTTCATAA
- the LOC134667366 gene encoding UDP-glucosyltransferase 2-like isoform X2 — protein sequence MITMSLLRDIVCLCALVCSSLDAARILAVFPTPSISHQLTFRPLTQELARRGHEVVVITPDPAFPTGKALENLTEIDVHDVSYATWKQVMSKINNGKEDFYSQYEIFSEGIRTIFEQQTSIFEVKDIIKNQNDTFDLLLVEGCFRQALGFSHVIKAPVISVSSLGAIFDNYEVIGAPTHPVLYPDVMNSRIYNLSLWEKLGLYYNSVTLKNLHKNVEAKENIIIRRIFGEDAPALSELQNNIDMLFLNIHPIWEGNHPVPPSVVHIGGIHQTPEKKLPQDLQQYLDSSEHGVIYLSFGSNVDTSMLPPEKVQTIINVFTQLPYDVLWKWNQDELPGRTKNIRISKWFPQSDLLKHPKIKLFITQGGLQSTDETIIAGVPVVGIPMFGDQWYNAEKYVHHKIGKQINLANLDEETLKSAIKTVIEDKTYRENVVRLRSLMADQPMSPLERAVWWTEHVLRHGGRHLRAPAANMSWWEYYELDLVLTILSIATAALLAVSLVLYKAVKLIVGLRNVKVKLS from the exons ATGATAACAATGTCTCTACTGAGAGACATCGTGTGCTTGTGCGCGCTAGTGTGTTCGAGCCTAGATGCCGCAAGAATCTTGGCCGTATTTCCAACTCCGTCTATAAGTCACCAACTAACATTCAGACCCCTTACACAAGAGCTCGCGCGTCGCGGACATGAGGTAGTGGTGATCACACCCGATCCTGCGTTTCCTACAGGAAAAGCGCTAGAAAACTTGACGGAAATCGACGTACACGACGTATCCTACGCGACTTGGAAACAAGTTATGTCAAAAATTAATAACGGGAAAGAAGACTTCTATTCACAATACGAAATTTTCAGTGAAGGAATCAGAACCATATTCGAACAGCAAACgtcaatttttgaagtgaaGGATATAATAAAGAACCAAAATGATACTTTTGATTTACTATTAGTAGAAGGTTGTTTTAGACAAGCTCTTGGATTTTCACATGTTATTAAAGCACCAGTTATATCTGTCAGTTCACTGGGTGCTATTTTTGATAATTACGAAGTTATTGGAGCACCAACTCATCCTGTACTGTACCCCGATGTAATGAATTCACGCATATACAACCTTTCCCTTTGGGAAAAGCTTGGCTTATACTATAATTCAGTCACTCTAAAGAATCTACATAAAAACGTAGAAGcaaaagaaaatattattattagaagAATTTTTGGTGAAGACGCTCCTGCTTTGAGTGAGctgcaaaataatattgatatgcTGTTTTTAAACATTCATCCTATTTGGGAGGGCAACCATCCTGTGCCCCCCAGCGTCGTTCATATTGGAGGGATACACCAAACTCCAGAGAAGAAGTTGCCGCAG GACTTACAACAGTACCTCGATTCATCCGAGCACGGGGTGATCTACCTGAGTTTCGGTTCCAACGTCGACACATCAATGCTGCCACCCGAGAAAGTGCAAACCATCATAAACGTGTTCACGCAACTGCCTTACGACGTCCTCTGGAAATGGAACCAGGACGAGCTTCCAGGACGAACAAAGAACATCAGGATTTCAAAATGGTTTCCCCAGTCTGACCTTCTAA AACATCCAAAAATCAAACTGTTTATTACGCAAGGAGGCTTGCAGTCAACAGACGAAACAATTATCGCCGGTGTTCCTGTCGTGGGCATCCCAATGTTTGGTGACCAGTGGTACAATGCCGAGAAATATGTGCACCACAAAATTGGGAAGCAAATAAACCTCGCCAATCTCGATGAAGAAACATTGAAGAGTGCCATTAAAACTGTCATTGAAGATAAAAC GTACCGCGAAAACGTAGTGCGCCTGAGATCCCTGATGGCGGATCAGCCTATGAGCCCCCTGGAGCGCGCGGTCTGGTGGACGGAGCACGTGCTGCGACACGGCGGGCGGCACCTGCGCGCCCCGGCCGCCAACATGAGCTGGTGGGAGTACTACGAACTGGACCTAGTACTTACCATACTTAGTATAGCCACGGCTGCACTGTTGGCCGTCTCGTTAGTATTATACAAGGCTGTTAAATTAATTGTAGGTTTAAGAAATGTTAAAGTTAAACTTTCATAA